A region from the Pseudomonas promysalinigenes genome encodes:
- the pdxB gene encoding 4-phosphoerythronate dehydrogenase PdxB, whose protein sequence is MLIVADENIPLLDAFFEGFGEIRRYPGRSLDAASVKDADVLLVRSVTKVDRQLLEGSKVRFVGTCTIGTDHLDLDYFAHAGIHWSSAPGCNARGVVDYVLGSLLTLAELDGVALSQRTYGVVGAGEVGGRLVRVLRGLGWKVLVCDPLRQATEGGDFVSLATLLEQSDVISLHTPLQRGGEHPTWHLLGQPQLAQLRSGAWLINASRGAVVDNAALRELLLDRPDVHAVLDVWEGEPQVDLELADLCTLATPHIAGYSLDGRQRGTAQIYQALCNFLGEAQKVRLADLLPPSPLAHIEIDGSADPDWALATLCRAVYDPRRDDADLRRSLSDDAAKQRAGFDQLRKQYPARREIEGLAVRVRGEAPQLVQLVHALGAVLS, encoded by the coding sequence ATGCTGATAGTTGCCGACGAGAATATCCCGCTACTCGATGCCTTTTTCGAAGGCTTCGGCGAGATTCGCCGTTATCCCGGCCGCAGCCTCGACGCTGCCAGCGTTAAGGACGCCGATGTGCTGCTGGTGCGTTCGGTGACCAAGGTCGACCGTCAACTGCTCGAAGGTAGCAAGGTGCGCTTCGTCGGTACCTGCACCATCGGCACCGACCACCTGGACTTGGACTATTTCGCCCACGCGGGCATCCACTGGAGCAGTGCCCCGGGTTGCAACGCCCGCGGGGTGGTCGATTACGTGCTGGGTAGCCTGCTCACTCTGGCCGAGCTGGACGGCGTGGCATTGTCCCAACGCACCTACGGCGTGGTCGGCGCCGGCGAGGTGGGTGGGCGATTGGTACGTGTGCTGCGCGGCCTGGGGTGGAAGGTGCTGGTCTGCGACCCATTGCGCCAAGCCACCGAGGGCGGCGATTTCGTCAGTTTGGCGACCCTTCTCGAACAATCCGATGTGATCAGCCTGCATACTCCGCTGCAACGTGGCGGTGAGCATCCGACCTGGCACTTGCTGGGTCAACCACAGCTTGCTCAACTACGCTCCGGCGCCTGGCTGATCAATGCCAGCCGCGGGGCCGTGGTGGATAACGCGGCGCTGCGGGAACTGCTGCTCGATCGCCCGGACGTGCATGCCGTGCTGGACGTTTGGGAGGGCGAGCCGCAGGTAGACCTGGAGTTGGCAGACTTATGCACCTTGGCCACGCCCCACATCGCCGGCTACAGCCTGGATGGCCGTCAACGCGGTACGGCGCAGATCTATCAAGCCCTGTGCAACTTCCTGGGTGAGGCCCAGAAAGTACGCCTGGCCGACCTGCTGCCACCATCGCCATTGGCGCACATTGAAATCGATGGCAGCGCAGACCCCGATTGGGCCTTGGCGACGCTCTGTCGGGCCGTGTACGACCCTCGTCGTGATGACGCCGATTTGCGCCGCAGCTTAAGCGACGATGCGGCCAAACAACGCGCAGGGTTCGATCAGTTACGCAAGCAATACCCCGCGCGGCGCGAAATCGAAGGGCTGGCAGTGCGCGTGCGGGGCGAGGCGCCGCAGTTGGTACAGCTGGTCCACGCGCTCGGGGCTGTTCTATCCTGA
- the tusA gene encoding sulfurtransferase TusA: MTDFTPDAILDATGLNCPEPVMMLHQHVRNLAAGGLLKVIATDPSTRRDIPKFCNFLGHELLQQHEEAGTYLYWIRKKAD, encoded by the coding sequence ATGACCGATTTCACCCCCGATGCCATCCTCGACGCCACCGGCCTGAACTGCCCGGAGCCAGTAATGATGCTGCACCAGCACGTGCGTAACCTGGCCGCTGGCGGCCTGCTCAAGGTCATCGCTACCGATCCGTCGACCCGTCGTGACATACCCAAGTTCTGCAACTTCCTGGGCCACGAATTACTTCAGCAGCATGAAGAGGCAGGTACGTACCTGTACTGGATCCGCAAGAAGGCCGACTGA
- a CDS encoding PA1571 family protein, translated as MSLQHGSRTPKTQSNHQPTPCGSIIDGQGREVEITEQMIQQACKELEQSRVKKARQG; from the coding sequence ATGAGTTTGCAACATGGCAGCCGAACGCCGAAAACCCAGAGCAACCACCAGCCTACACCCTGTGGTTCGATCATCGACGGCCAGGGGCGCGAGGTCGAGATTACCGAGCAGATGATCCAACAAGCTTGCAAGGAGCTTGAACAAAGCCGGGTGAAGAAAGCCCGCCAAGGCTGA
- a CDS encoding YgdI/YgdR family lipoprotein, which produces MIQRTLPAFLLALGLGALAGCASPTVITLNDGREIQAVDTPSYDEDSGFYEFEQLDGKRTRLNKDQVRTVKEL; this is translated from the coding sequence ATGATTCAACGGACCCTTCCCGCCTTCCTGCTTGCCTTGGGCCTCGGCGCCCTCGCTGGCTGTGCATCGCCAACCGTGATCACCCTGAACGACGGTCGCGAAATCCAGGCAGTGGATACCCCCTCCTATGACGAGGACTCCGGTTTCTACGAATTCGAACAGCTTGACGGCAAACGTACGCGCCTGAACAAAGACCAGGTTCGCACCGTCAAGGAGCTTTGA
- a CDS encoding ABC transporter transmembrane domain-containing protein, whose protein sequence is MPDPAHLSQRRALLLTWRFLRPYRGRALLALLALVVTAAITLSIGQGIRLLVDQGFMTGSAHQLNQTIGLFLLLILALAVGTFSRFYLVSWIGERCVADIRRAVFDHLVGLHPGFFEENRSSEIQSRLTADTILLQSVIGSSLSMFLRNALMVVGGVVLLFITNPKLTSIVVVALPLVLAPILLFGRRVRRLSRQSQDRVADVGSYVAETLGQIKTVQAYNHQARDRELFAETVEAAFAVARQRIAQRAWLITLVIVLVLGAVGVMLWVGGMDVIAGRISAGELAAFVFYSLIVGSAFGTLSEVIGELQRAAGAAERIAELLAATSTILAPETPRASINTRASGRIELQQLTFAYPSRPAVAAIDDLTLTIEPGQTLALVGPSGAGKSTLFDLLLRFYDPQQGRILLDGQPIITLVPEHLRGQYALVAQNPALFRGTVEANIRYGRPEASLAEVEAAARGAHADTFIRQLPQGYQTLLGEGGIGLSGGQKQRLAIARALLVDAPILLLDEATSALDAQSEHLIQQALPRLMAGRTTLVIAHRLATVQHADRIAVIDQGRLVAVGTHRQLIEHNALYARLAQLQFSTG, encoded by the coding sequence ATGCCCGATCCGGCTCACTTATCACAACGCCGCGCTTTGCTGTTGACCTGGCGTTTCCTGCGTCCCTATCGGGGCCGGGCGCTATTGGCGTTGCTGGCGCTGGTGGTTACTGCGGCCATCACCTTGTCCATCGGGCAGGGCATCCGCCTGTTGGTCGACCAAGGTTTCATGACCGGCTCGGCACACCAACTCAACCAGACCATAGGGCTGTTTCTGTTGCTGATACTGGCGCTCGCGGTCGGTACGTTCAGCCGTTTCTACCTGGTGTCTTGGATCGGTGAACGCTGCGTGGCCGACATTCGCAGAGCAGTGTTCGATCACCTGGTGGGCCTGCACCCGGGTTTTTTCGAAGAGAACCGCAGTTCCGAGATTCAGTCCAGGCTGACTGCCGACACCATCTTGCTGCAATCGGTGATTGGCTCGTCGTTATCGATGTTCCTTCGTAATGCACTGATGGTTGTGGGTGGTGTGGTGCTGCTGTTCATCACCAACCCCAAGCTCACCAGCATCGTCGTGGTAGCCCTGCCGTTGGTGCTGGCCCCAATCCTGCTGTTCGGCCGTCGCGTACGGCGGCTGTCGCGCCAGAGCCAGGATCGGGTGGCCGATGTGGGTAGTTACGTTGCCGAAACCTTGGGGCAGATCAAGACTGTGCAGGCCTACAATCACCAGGCACGGGATCGTGAACTGTTCGCTGAAACCGTAGAGGCCGCGTTTGCCGTAGCCCGCCAACGTATAGCCCAGCGTGCCTGGCTGATCACCCTGGTGATCGTGCTGGTCTTGGGTGCGGTCGGCGTGATGCTGTGGGTAGGTGGCATGGACGTGATCGCAGGACGTATTTCGGCCGGTGAGTTGGCCGCGTTCGTGTTCTACAGTCTGATCGTCGGCAGCGCCTTCGGCACCTTGAGCGAAGTGATCGGCGAGTTGCAGCGCGCCGCAGGTGCAGCCGAGCGCATCGCTGAACTGCTTGCGGCTACCAGTACGATCCTCGCCCCAGAAACGCCTAGGGCCTCGATTAATACGCGTGCCAGCGGCCGCATCGAGTTGCAGCAACTGACCTTTGCGTACCCCTCGCGGCCTGCAGTGGCCGCCATCGATGACCTCACCCTCACCATCGAACCGGGCCAGACCCTAGCGCTGGTGGGCCCCTCGGGTGCGGGAAAGTCAACCTTGTTCGACCTGCTGTTGCGCTTTTACGACCCGCAACAGGGGCGCATCCTGCTCGATGGCCAACCCATCATCACGCTGGTGCCGGAACACCTGCGCGGTCAGTATGCCCTTGTGGCGCAGAACCCTGCGCTGTTTCGCGGTACGGTCGAAGCCAACATCCGCTATGGCCGGCCCGAGGCGAGCTTGGCCGAGGTCGAGGCCGCGGCCCGTGGCGCCCATGCCGACACGTTCATCCGCCAGCTGCCGCAGGGGTACCAGACGTTGCTGGGGGAGGGGGGAATTGGCCTTTCCGGCGGGCAAAAACAGCGCCTTGCCATCGCCCGCGCTCTGTTGGTAGATGCGCCGATCCTGCTCCTCGACGAGGCCACCAGCGCCCTCGATGCGCAAAGCGAGCACTTGATCCAGCAAGCGCTGCCACGGCTGATGGCTGGGCGCACCACGCTGGTAATCGCCCATCGCTTGGCCACTGTGCAACACGCGGATCGGATCGCGGTGATCGACCAAGGGCGGCTGGTCGCGGTCGGTACGCACCGGCAGTTGATCGAACACAATGCTTTGTACGCTCGCCTGGCGCAGCTGCAGTTCAGTACGGGATAG
- the moaB gene encoding molybdenum cofactor biosynthesis protein B has product MKAKADTPFVALNIAVLTVSDTRTFETDTSGQTFVDRLSAAGHTLAARALLKDDLYKIRAQVATWIADENVQVVLITGGTGFTGRDSTPEAVACLLDKQVEGFGELFRQISVADIGTSTVQSRALAGLANGTLVCCLPGSTNAVRTGWDGILAEQLDARHRPCNFVAHLKQAAACAPRG; this is encoded by the coding sequence ATGAAAGCCAAGGCAGATACCCCCTTCGTAGCGCTGAACATTGCCGTGCTGACGGTCAGCGACACCCGTACCTTCGAAACCGACACGTCCGGGCAAACCTTCGTCGACCGCCTCAGTGCCGCTGGCCACACCCTGGCCGCGCGGGCGCTGCTCAAGGATGACCTGTACAAGATCCGCGCCCAGGTCGCGACCTGGATCGCTGACGAAAACGTGCAGGTGGTACTGATAACCGGGGGTACCGGCTTCACAGGCCGTGATAGTACTCCAGAGGCTGTCGCTTGTTTGCTGGATAAGCAGGTCGAAGGGTTCGGTGAGTTGTTCCGGCAGATTTCGGTGGCCGATATCGGCACTTCCACCGTGCAGTCGCGCGCGTTGGCTGGCCTGGCCAATGGCACCTTGGTGTGCTGCCTGCCCGGCTCGACCAATGCCGTGCGTACTGGTTGGGACGGGATTCTCGCCGAGCAGCTGGATGCCCGCCACCGGCCTTGCAACTTCGTCGCCCACCTGAAACAGGCAGCGGCCTGTGCCCCTCGTGGCTGA
- a CDS encoding glycosyltransferase family 4 protein — protein MRVLWTLPYLPWPTTSGSKTRQYHLLRALAQQGHRITLLVQSKIPLCDAARQALEPLLERLIVLPRRPLHSPLNLFASPIIDYPMRAIINGLAPSLRHQFEQLLEEPWDVIQIEHSYGFQPFEKALQARGLPYMLSEHNLESVTGAASHDRLPVWLRPLNAFDRWRYRRWEQRVLRQPTEVVAVSPHDAELISQISGRPVNVVVNGVDCDYYQSVQPALHSQRLLFVGNFECAANFEAIEWALEEIMPQVWQGNPAVRLAVAGHALPASWKLRWNDPRIEWVGYRPDLRDLQSRCAMFLAPLCYAGGAKVKILEAMAAGLPVISTEKGVSGLAANNGEHYLGSDDGDQLALMITQLLNQPWRMRQMSEAGRQFARTRHDWGVVAQQLATVHMRLTQAATANAPQGRCGLLEGSAE, from the coding sequence ATGCGCGTTCTCTGGACACTGCCCTACCTCCCCTGGCCCACCACCAGTGGCAGCAAGACCCGGCAATACCACCTGCTGCGCGCACTCGCGCAGCAGGGCCACCGGATCACTTTGCTGGTGCAATCGAAAATCCCCTTGTGCGATGCTGCCCGCCAAGCCCTCGAGCCCTTGCTCGAACGCCTGATCGTGCTACCCAGACGCCCGCTGCACAGCCCGCTCAACCTGTTTGCATCACCCATCATCGACTACCCGATGCGCGCCATCATCAATGGCCTGGCGCCCAGCTTGCGGCACCAGTTCGAACAGTTGTTAGAAGAGCCATGGGATGTCATCCAGATCGAACACAGCTACGGTTTCCAGCCTTTTGAAAAAGCACTGCAGGCCCGCGGGCTGCCCTACATGCTCAGTGAACACAACCTCGAATCGGTGACCGGTGCTGCTAGTCATGATCGCCTGCCCGTGTGGCTTCGCCCGCTCAACGCCTTCGACCGATGGCGCTACCGGCGCTGGGAGCAGCGCGTGCTACGCCAACCCACCGAAGTGGTCGCTGTAAGCCCGCATGATGCCGAACTGATCAGCCAGATCAGCGGCCGCCCGGTCAATGTCGTGGTCAATGGCGTCGATTGCGATTACTACCAGAGCGTTCAGCCTGCCCTGCACAGCCAGCGCCTGCTGTTCGTTGGCAATTTCGAGTGCGCTGCCAATTTCGAGGCCATCGAGTGGGCCTTGGAAGAAATCATGCCCCAAGTCTGGCAGGGCAACCCAGCGGTACGGTTGGCCGTCGCCGGGCATGCCTTGCCGGCCAGCTGGAAGTTGCGCTGGAATGACCCACGTATCGAGTGGGTGGGCTACCGCCCCGACCTTCGCGATCTGCAAAGCCGCTGCGCAATGTTCTTGGCACCGCTGTGCTATGCCGGTGGCGCCAAGGTGAAGATCCTCGAAGCCATGGCCGCCGGGCTGCCGGTTATCAGCACCGAGAAAGGGGTATCGGGCCTGGCCGCCAACAACGGTGAGCACTACCTGGGCAGTGATGACGGCGACCAATTGGCGCTGATGATCACGCAGCTACTCAACCAACCTTGGCGCATGCGTCAGATGAGTGAAGCGGGCCGCCAGTTCGCGCGTACTCGGCATGACTGGGGCGTGGTCGCCCAGCAGCTTGCAACCGTGCACATGCGCCTTACCCAAGCCGCAACGGCCAACGCTCCACAGGGCCGGTGCGGCTTGCTCGAAGGCTCAGCCGAGTAG
- a CDS encoding molybdopterin molybdotransferase MoeA, whose product MPLVAEVPAAQPLMPVEQALERLLTLAEAAPISDTECVALAHAEGRVLACDLVASLDLPPWPNSAMDGYALRLADLQGEPLPVSQRIFAGHAPAPLQAGTCARIFTGAPMPAGADCVEMQENTQTLEDGRVRFLQALAPAQNVRPQGQETCKGEQVLAKGTRLGPIELGLAASLGHEQLQVVRRARVAVLSTGDELVEPGLPLGPGQIYNSNRRLLVSWLQRLGCEVKDMGILPDDLARTRACLAGLGDVDLILSTGGVSVGEADYLGAALREAGELALWKLAIKPGKPLTFGHYRGVPVIGLPGNPASTLVTFGLLTRPYLLRRQGVCDVTPLRFDVAAGFQWTKAGTRREYLRGRIEGGQVHIYKNQSSGVLRSAAWADGLVEVREGTTPKPGDSVSFIPLSELLG is encoded by the coding sequence GTGCCCCTCGTGGCTGAGGTGCCTGCCGCCCAGCCACTGATGCCGGTGGAACAAGCCCTGGAACGTCTGTTGACGCTGGCCGAAGCTGCGCCGATCAGCGACACCGAATGCGTAGCATTGGCGCACGCCGAAGGCCGCGTGCTGGCCTGCGACCTGGTGGCCAGCCTTGACCTGCCGCCGTGGCCGAACAGCGCCATGGACGGGTATGCCCTACGCCTGGCCGATCTTCAGGGTGAGCCTCTTCCTGTAAGCCAGCGCATCTTTGCCGGGCATGCTCCAGCGCCGCTGCAGGCAGGTACCTGTGCACGCATTTTCACCGGTGCACCTATGCCGGCTGGCGCCGACTGTGTCGAGATGCAAGAGAACACACAAACGTTGGAAGACGGCCGGGTCCGCTTTCTTCAGGCCCTGGCGCCTGCGCAGAACGTCCGGCCCCAGGGCCAGGAAACCTGCAAGGGCGAGCAGGTGCTGGCCAAAGGAACCCGGCTTGGGCCCATCGAGTTAGGGCTGGCGGCGAGCCTGGGCCACGAGCAGTTGCAGGTAGTGCGGCGGGCGCGAGTGGCGGTACTGTCCACTGGCGATGAACTGGTCGAGCCTGGCTTGCCGCTGGGGCCTGGCCAGATCTACAACAGTAACCGGCGCCTTCTGGTCAGTTGGTTGCAACGCCTGGGTTGCGAAGTGAAGGACATGGGCATCCTGCCCGATGACCTGGCGCGTACTCGTGCATGCCTGGCGGGCTTGGGTGATGTCGATCTCATCCTCTCCACCGGCGGGGTATCGGTAGGTGAGGCCGATTACCTGGGCGCCGCTCTGCGCGAAGCGGGCGAGCTGGCGTTGTGGAAATTGGCGATCAAGCCCGGCAAGCCACTGACCTTCGGGCATTACCGCGGTGTGCCGGTTATCGGCCTACCCGGCAATCCTGCCTCGACCCTGGTTACCTTCGGTCTGCTGACACGGCCCTATCTGCTGCGCCGCCAAGGCGTTTGCGACGTTACGCCGCTGCGTTTCGATGTAGCTGCTGGGTTCCAATGGACCAAGGCCGGCACTCGCCGCGAGTACTTACGCGGGCGCATCGAAGGTGGTCAGGTGCATATCTACAAGAACCAGAGCTCCGGCGTGCTGCGCAGTGCTGCCTGGGCCGATGGATTGGTGGAGGTGCGCGAGGGCACGACCCCCAAGCCCGGTGACAGCGTGTCGTTCATACCCCTGAGTGAGCTACTCGGCTGA